A genomic segment from Flavobacterium sp. 9R encodes:
- a CDS encoding tetratricopeptide repeat protein yields MILQRVHFPFFISLLLLGTFLFSCTRNEPSTNKATPETAYHKYISPAEDFYAKGVYDSAYYYYNEIRTQSNTQTEGDKIVYALLKMAAIQQTQGDYVGSESTATEALPFFQKNTEAQYKVAIYNTLGINYQHLFDYANAIRYYQKASALADTPLQKAVIQNNIAVVYMDQKHYKQAIQLLTALSQSPIVQNNLEHQARVLDNLGFCYFKIQDSRSGAYLKKALAIHQQLQFDYGLITSYSNLAKYYQKSQPQLAFSYAQQSYTKATAIQSTEDRLLALALLMEVSTPSQLPNYTKRYLQLNDSVSKVKQIAKNQFAKIKYDATQERNENLQLKAAKAENDLALAQQRFNNYLLFFLLLLGLISVFLLYFYLKNKSKKEKQAAIYESETRIAKKLHDELANDVYQTIAFAETQDLHNPVQKETLLDNLDKIYTRTRNISRENSAIVTGDSYEIALKEMLSGFSSSRVQVIVKDVNSIPWDKIAKEKKIALYRILQELMVNMKKHSQGSFAVLQFERNGKECLIHYSDNGIGMPHPIPSKNGLHNVENRIQAIGGSIIFDTSSSKGLKIKLTFPK; encoded by the coding sequence ATGATACTTCAAAGAGTACATTTCCCGTTTTTTATATCCCTACTGTTGTTGGGCACTTTTCTCTTTTCATGTACTAGAAATGAGCCTTCCACAAACAAAGCAACTCCTGAAACAGCTTATCATAAATACATTAGCCCCGCAGAAGATTTTTATGCAAAAGGCGTTTACGACAGCGCTTACTATTACTACAATGAAATTCGAACGCAAAGTAATACCCAAACCGAAGGGGATAAAATTGTTTATGCCTTGCTCAAAATGGCAGCCATTCAACAAACGCAAGGCGATTATGTGGGTAGTGAGTCTACCGCTACCGAAGCCCTACCCTTTTTTCAAAAAAACACCGAAGCCCAATACAAAGTGGCCATTTATAATACCCTCGGCATTAATTACCAACATCTTTTTGATTACGCGAATGCCATTCGGTACTATCAAAAAGCAAGTGCCTTAGCCGATACACCCCTACAAAAAGCAGTCATTCAAAACAACATCGCTGTGGTGTATATGGATCAAAAGCACTACAAGCAAGCCATTCAACTATTGACGGCGCTCTCTCAATCTCCTATCGTACAGAATAATTTGGAGCATCAAGCCAGAGTTTTGGACAATTTGGGCTTTTGTTATTTTAAAATCCAAGATTCCAGAAGTGGTGCTTATTTAAAGAAAGCGTTAGCCATTCACCAACAATTGCAATTTGATTATGGCTTGATTACCAGTTACAGTAATTTGGCAAAATACTATCAAAAGAGTCAACCCCAATTGGCCTTTAGCTATGCTCAACAATCCTATACCAAAGCTACTGCCATCCAGAGTACTGAAGATCGTTTGTTGGCCCTAGCCCTCTTGATGGAAGTAAGTACGCCTTCACAACTTCCTAACTACACTAAACGCTACCTGCAACTCAACGATAGTGTTAGCAAAGTCAAGCAAATCGCGAAGAATCAGTTTGCCAAAATCAAATACGATGCGACTCAAGAGCGCAATGAGAATTTACAATTAAAAGCGGCAAAAGCAGAAAATGACTTGGCCTTAGCCCAACAACGATTCAACAATTATTTACTGTTTTTTTTACTGTTGCTAGGGCTAATCTCGGTGTTCCTATTGTATTTCTATCTGAAAAATAAAAGCAAAAAAGAAAAGCAAGCCGCTATATATGAAAGCGAAACTCGCATTGCCAAAAAACTACACGACGAACTGGCCAATGATGTCTATCAAACCATTGCTTTTGCCGAAACTCAAGACTTGCACAACCCTGTGCAGAAAGAAACGCTATTGGACAATTTGGATAAAATTTACACTCGAACACGCAATATATCCCGAGAAAACAGTGCCATAGTCACGGGAGATTCCTACGAAATAGCACTAAAAGAAATGCTTTCTGGCTTTTCGTCTTCTCGAGTACAAGTCATTGTAAAAGATGTAAACAGTATTCCCTGGGATAAAATAGCTAAAGAGAAGAAAATTGCGTTGTATCGTATCTTACAAGAGCTGATGGTGAATATGAAGAAACACAGTCAAGGATCCTTTGCTGTCTTACAATTTGAAAGGAATGGTAAAGAGTGTCTCATTCATTATTCAGACAATGGCATCGGTATGCCCCATCCCATTCCCTCAAAAAATGGACTGCATAATGTGGAAAACCGTATTCAAGCTATTGGAGGAAGTATTATTTTTGACACTTCAAGCTCTAAAGGGCTTAAAATCAAACTAACGTTTCCTAAATAA